The following proteins are encoded in a genomic region of Zootoca vivipara chromosome W, rZooViv1.1, whole genome shotgun sequence:
- the LOC132591464 gene encoding glypican-3-like yields the protein MSEAGQSRRTGTTEQNLLPQGNIPMACDCLKQLNHNSRAKQLHRAKEVLLILESEAFEIVVRHARNYTNSMFRNYYRNIAARASKLVGEFFTDISLYIMGSDINVNDMINEFFDSLFPLVYPRLVKPGSLDPSLEMTECLRLAQRDLKVFGNFPKIMMTQVSKSLQVTRVFLQALNLGIEVVNTTDHLKFSKDCGRALLKMWYCAHCQDLMMVQPCAGFCGSVLQGCLASMVEIDSYWQEYLCSLEGLTRGMRGIYNMEHVLLSLSSLIQDAITYMQKNAGKLSATVSSPSSFYRPFALQWEAVLLLNTSN from the exons ATGAGCGAAGCTGGACAGAGCAGACGTACCGGTACCACTGAGCAAAACCTCTTGCCCCAAGGCAACATCCCCATGGCTTGTGACTGCCTGAAACAGCTCAACCACAACTCACGAGCCAAACAGCTGCACAGAGCAAAGGAagtcctcctcatcctggagagtg aagCCTTTGAAATTGTAGTGCGGCATGCGAGAAACTACACCAACTCCATGTTCAGAAACTATTATCGCAATATAGCTGCCAGAGCTTCTAAATTGGTGGGGGAGTTTTTTACAGACATATCCTTGTACATCATGGGCTCAGACATCAACGTCAATGACATGATAAATGAATTCTTTGACAGCTTGTTCCCATTGGTCTACCCACGCCTGGTGAAGCCGGGCTCACTGGATCCTTCGCTGGAAATGACCGAGTGCCTCCGACTTGCCCAGCGAGACCTGAAGGTGTTTGGGAACTTTCCCAAAATCATGATGACACAGGTGTCCAAGTCTCTCCAGGTGACGCGAGTCTTCCTCCAGGCGCTCAACCTTGGCATTGAGGTGGTGAACACCACTGACCACTTGAAGTTCAGCAAGGACTGTGGGAGGGCCCTGCTGAAGATGTGGTACTGTGCCCATTGCCAAGACCTTATGATGGTGCAGCCATGTGCTGGGTTCTGTGGCTCTGTGCTGCAGGGGTGCCTGGCCAGCATGGTGGAGATAGATAGCTATTGGCAGGAGTACCTCTGTTCTCTGGAAGGGCTGACGAGAGGCATGAGGGGCATCTACAACATGGAGCATGTGCTTCTCAGTCTCTCCTCCTTGATACAAGATGCCATCACGTACATGCAGAAGAATGCTGGGAAGCTGTCAGCGACGGTGAGTTCTCCTTCCAGTTTTTACAGACCATTTGCTCTACAGTGGGAAGCagttctgcttctgaataccagtaacTAG